In the Deltaproteobacteria bacterium genome, one interval contains:
- a CDS encoding ABC transporter ATP-binding protein, translated as MALIHISELSKIYARGLHSVTALRNINLQVEQGEFVAIMGPSGSGKSSLMHILGCLDTPSQGRFYLEGRDVSSLERDALAQIRNQKIGFVFQQFYLLPRLSALENVEMPLLYTRLASGPRRVQARQALAQVGLAGREDHLPSELSGGEQQRVAIARALINNPVLLLADEPTGNLDTAIGLEIMALFQQLNQERGLTIILVTHDPDIAAYTNRLLVLRDGAIISDRPNLAAKVKRARS; from the coding sequence ATGGCCCTGATCCACATAAGTGAACTGTCCAAAATCTATGCGCGGGGGTTACACTCGGTCACTGCCTTGCGAAACATTAATCTCCAGGTGGAGCAGGGGGAATTTGTGGCCATTATGGGGCCGTCGGGATCGGGCAAGTCCAGTTTGATGCATATTCTGGGGTGCCTGGATACCCCCAGCCAGGGGCGCTTCTATCTGGAGGGGAGGGATGTATCCTCCTTGGAACGAGACGCCCTGGCCCAGATCCGCAACCAGAAGATCGGTTTTGTCTTTCAGCAATTTTATCTGCTGCCCCGCCTCAGTGCCCTGGAGAACGTTGAAATGCCACTGCTTTATACCCGTCTGGCCTCGGGTCCGCGACGGGTCCAAGCCCGGCAGGCTCTGGCGCAGGTCGGCCTGGCCGGCCGCGAAGACCATTTACCCTCAGAGCTTTCCGGCGGGGAGCAGCAGCGGGTGGCGATCGCCCGAGCCTTAATTAATAATCCGGTGTTGCTACTGGCTGATGAGCCCACCGGCAACCTGGATACCGCTATTGGCCTGGAAATCATGGCCCTGTTTCAGCAATTAAACCAAGAGCGGGGTCTGACCATCATTTTGGTCACCCATGACCCCGATATCGCCGCCTATACCAACCGTCTGCTGGTGCTGCGGGATGGCGCCATTATCAGTGACCGCCCCAACCTGGCAGCGAAGGTTAAGCGGGCCCGGAGTTGA
- the murI gene encoding glutamate racemase, translating to MIGVFDSGFGGLLVLKELLRLLPDYDYLYLGDNARIPYGTRSDEVVYRFTLQAVDYLLQQDCILIILACHTASSKALRRIQQEYLPAHYPDRRVLGVVIPTVEAALAQSPRGRIGVIGTEGTVASNSFAIELKKLKPSTQVFQQACPLLVPLIEAGEQDWEGTELILKRYLASLQQARVDTLILGCTHYSIVKSQIRAIMGNDLKIICSAEVTGEKLADYLRRHPEIETRLSRQGGRRYMTTDLTPGFQRLASLFMGQPIAPQILEL from the coding sequence ATGATTGGCGTCTTTGACTCCGGCTTTGGCGGTCTGTTGGTGTTGAAGGAATTATTACGGCTGCTGCCCGACTACGATTACCTTTATCTAGGGGATAACGCCCGTATCCCTTATGGCACTCGTTCTGATGAAGTGGTCTACCGTTTTACCCTCCAGGCCGTCGATTATCTGTTGCAACAGGATTGTATCCTGATCATCCTGGCCTGCCACACGGCCTCTTCCAAGGCCCTGCGGCGGATTCAACAGGAATATCTGCCGGCTCACTATCCGGACCGGCGGGTACTGGGAGTAGTAATCCCCACCGTCGAGGCCGCCCTGGCGCAAAGCCCCCGGGGACGCATCGGGGTCATCGGCACCGAGGGCACTGTGGCCTCCAACTCCTTTGCCATTGAATTGAAGAAATTAAAGCCGTCAACCCAGGTGTTCCAACAGGCCTGCCCGCTGCTGGTCCCTCTTATCGAAGCCGGCGAGCAGGATTGGGAGGGCACTGAACTGATCCTCAAAAGGTACCTGGCATCCCTGCAACAAGCCCGCGTCGATACCTTGATTCTGGGATGCACCCATTACTCCATCGTCAAATCCCAAATCCGGGCCATCATGGGCAATGACCTGAAGATTATCTGCTCGGCGGAGGTGACTGGGGAGAAGTTGGCCGACTATCTAAGGCGGCACCCCGAGATCGAGACCCGGCTCTCCCGTCAGGGAGGTCGTCGCTATATGACCACTGATCTGACCCCAGGTTTCCAGCGGCTGGCCAGCCTATTTATGGGACAACCCATTGCCCCGCAGATTCTGGAATTGTAA
- a CDS encoding radical SAM protein, whose translation MGRCRYCGQESPFISQTLGFCAVCIRQHFNEVGPEIEKLHQASRQAFGLPVRPPQEATGKLCSLCFHACRIPEGGYGFCGARRVENGQLRGGGPAGARLSHYNDPLPTNCVADWFCPGGTGRGYPRYARRPGPEHGYVNLAVFYHACNFNCLYCQNWHFKRLTFNSPAISARQLAAAVQENTACICYFGGDPTPQLPHALAAARFIQQQSAATGPQRRICWETNGALMERWLQPLIDSSLDNGGIIKFDLKSFSEEIHLALCGVSNSQTLKNFALLATHWEERPEVPLITASTLLVPGYIDLEEIHGLARFIATLNPDIPYSLLGFYPQFYLNDLPVTSRDFAFQAKQVALEAGVRHVNLGNIHLLH comes from the coding sequence ATGGGCCGTTGCCGCTATTGTGGCCAGGAAAGCCCCTTTATTTCCCAGACCCTGGGATTCTGTGCTGTCTGTATCCGCCAGCACTTTAACGAAGTAGGGCCGGAGATCGAAAAGCTGCATCAAGCCAGCCGCCAGGCTTTTGGCCTGCCGGTGCGGCCGCCGCAGGAAGCCACTGGCAAGCTCTGTAGCCTGTGTTTCCATGCCTGCCGCATCCCGGAAGGCGGCTATGGCTTTTGCGGGGCCCGGCGGGTGGAGAATGGCCAGCTCCGGGGCGGCGGCCCAGCCGGGGCCCGCCTCAGCCATTATAACGATCCCCTGCCCACCAACTGCGTGGCCGATTGGTTCTGCCCGGGCGGGACGGGGCGGGGCTATCCCCGCTATGCCCGTCGCCCTGGCCCGGAGCACGGCTATGTCAATCTGGCCGTCTTTTACCATGCCTGCAATTTCAACTGTCTGTATTGCCAGAACTGGCACTTTAAAAGACTGACCTTCAACAGTCCGGCTATTTCAGCCCGCCAGTTGGCCGCCGCCGTCCAGGAGAACACCGCCTGTATCTGCTACTTTGGCGGTGACCCCACTCCGCAACTGCCGCATGCCCTGGCCGCGGCCCGCTTCATCCAGCAGCAGTCAGCCGCCACCGGACCCCAGCGGCGCATCTGTTGGGAGACCAACGGCGCCCTAATGGAGCGCTGGCTGCAGCCCCTGATCGACAGCTCGCTGGACAACGGCGGGATTATTAAATTTGATCTCAAGTCCTTCAGCGAAGAGATTCACCTGGCCCTGTGCGGGGTCAGCAACTCTCAGACCTTGAAGAATTTTGCATTGCTGGCCACCCACTGGGAAGAGCGGCCAGAAGTGCCGTTGATCACCGCCAGCACCCTTTTGGTCCCCGGTTACATTGATTTAGAAGAGATCCACGGCCTGGCCCGGTTCATCGCCACCCTCAACCCGGATATTCCTTACAGCCTGTTGGGCTTTTACCCCCAGTTTTACCTCAATGACCTACCGGTTACCTCCCGCGACTTTGCTTTTCAGGCCAAACAGGTGGCCTTGGAGGCCGGAGTCAGACACGTCAACCTGGGCAATATCCATCTGCTGCATTGA
- the ruvB gene encoding Holliday junction branch migration DNA helicase RuvB: MQRFVSPQRQPEDMGLEPGLRPRSLAEFVGQEEVKKNLEIAIAAARGRGEALDHILLHGHPGLGKTTLACIIAHELGVGIKTTSGPVVERAGDLAALLTNLQPGDVLFIDEVHRLPRVVEEILYPAMEDFRLDLIIGQGPGARAIRLELPRFTLVGATTRAGLLTPALRDRFGLMLRVEFYHPDHLEIITKRTATILQVEIDPEGAREIAQRSRGTPRIANRLLKRVRDYAQVREDGRITRQVADAGLNLLEVDRRGFDRMDRKILLTIMDKFDGGPVGIDTLSAALCEERDTLEDVYEPFLIQCGFLHRTPRGRMATRLAYEYFGKPHRKVLYPSLFE, encoded by the coding sequence ATGCAGCGCTTCGTCAGTCCGCAGCGACAGCCGGAAGACATGGGTCTGGAACCTGGGCTGCGGCCCCGGTCGCTGGCCGAATTCGTCGGGCAGGAGGAGGTTAAAAAGAACCTGGAGATCGCCATTGCCGCGGCCCGGGGCCGGGGCGAAGCGCTGGACCATATCCTCCTGCATGGTCATCCCGGTCTAGGGAAAACCACCCTGGCCTGTATTATCGCCCATGAACTGGGGGTAGGGATCAAAACCACCTCCGGGCCGGTGGTCGAACGGGCCGGGGACCTGGCCGCGCTGCTGACCAACCTCCAGCCCGGCGATGTGTTGTTTATTGATGAGGTCCACCGGTTGCCGCGGGTGGTGGAAGAGATCCTCTATCCGGCCATGGAGGATTTCAGGCTGGATCTGATTATCGGCCAGGGGCCGGGGGCCCGGGCCATCAGGCTGGAATTGCCCCGTTTTACTCTGGTAGGGGCCACGACCCGGGCCGGACTGCTCACCCCAGCCCTGCGGGATCGCTTTGGCCTGATGCTCCGGGTAGAATTTTATCACCCTGATCATCTGGAAATCATCACCAAACGGACGGCGACCATCCTCCAGGTAGAGATTGACCCGGAGGGGGCCCGGGAGATTGCCCAACGCTCCCGCGGGACGCCGCGCATTGCCAACCGGCTGTTAAAAAGGGTGCGGGATTATGCCCAGGTGCGGGAAGATGGCCGCATCACCCGCCAGGTCGCCGATGCCGGCCTGAACCTATTGGAAGTCGATCGCCGGGGCTTCGATCGCATGGATCGTAAGATTTTATTGACTATCATGGATAAATTTGACGGCGGTCCGGTGGGAATTGACACCCTGTCGGCGGCCCTGTGCGAGGAGCGGGATACCCTGGAGGATGTCTACGAACCCTTTCTGATCCAGTGCGGCTTTTTGCATCGCACCCCCCGGGGCCGCATGGCCACCCGTCTGGCCTATGAGTATTTCGGTAAACCCCATAGGAAGGTTCTATATCCGAGTTTATTTGAATGA
- a CDS encoding efflux RND transporter periplasmic adaptor subunit, which produces MIRINRTFKLLALGLLVLVGGGWWLWFRDRQPQMRYQLEPVRQTNLEVNVVANGTLNPVTTVLVGTQVTGMIKEIYADYNSEVKKGQVIAQIDQALFKARVAQAQGNYRLAQANVLKAQANLQDALNDYRRYQKLWEQNLVARDELDNAYTRYETSRAELHAAQAQVAQAAANLKSAETDLHYTTIVSPVDGVVVSRDVDVGQTVVASFQTPTLFNIAQDLTQMQVDTAVDEADIGKVKEGQIATFTVDAYPGQTFTGQVTQVRLSPQTLQNVVTYNVVIETKNPELLLKPGMTASVAIQVARREKVTAVANAALRFRPRAPAAPPLPEGNHVWRLGPDNQPVPVPLVTGLSDGQWTEVVEGDLKVGDQVIVAQISKEEAANPERRSPTRQRRPF; this is translated from the coding sequence ATGATCAGGATTAATCGTACCTTCAAACTGCTGGCTCTGGGGTTATTAGTTTTAGTGGGCGGAGGCTGGTGGCTGTGGTTCCGCGACCGACAGCCGCAGATGCGCTATCAGTTGGAACCGGTGCGCCAGACTAACCTGGAAGTCAATGTAGTGGCCAATGGCACCCTTAACCCGGTAACCACGGTCTTGGTCGGCACTCAGGTAACCGGGATGATCAAGGAAATCTACGCCGACTATAATTCCGAGGTAAAAAAAGGTCAGGTCATTGCCCAGATTGACCAGGCCCTGTTCAAAGCCCGGGTAGCTCAGGCCCAGGGCAACTATCGGTTGGCCCAGGCCAATGTCCTCAAAGCCCAGGCCAACCTGCAAGATGCTCTTAATGATTACCGGCGTTACCAGAAGCTCTGGGAGCAGAATCTGGTCGCCCGCGATGAGTTGGACAATGCCTATACCCGTTATGAAACCAGCCGCGCCGAACTGCACGCCGCCCAGGCGCAGGTGGCCCAGGCCGCGGCCAACCTGAAGAGCGCCGAAACCGATTTGCATTATACCACCATTGTGTCGCCGGTGGATGGGGTAGTGGTGTCACGCGACGTTGACGTCGGCCAGACCGTGGTTGCCAGTTTCCAGACTCCTACCCTGTTTAACATTGCCCAGGACCTGACCCAGATGCAGGTCGATACCGCGGTGGACGAAGCCGATATCGGCAAAGTCAAGGAAGGCCAGATTGCCACCTTTACGGTGGATGCCTATCCCGGCCAGACCTTTACCGGCCAGGTCACCCAGGTCCGGCTGTCTCCCCAAACCCTGCAAAATGTGGTAACTTATAATGTCGTCATTGAGACCAAAAACCCCGAATTGCTGCTTAAACCCGGCATGACCGCCAGCGTCGCAATTCAAGTCGCCCGGCGGGAAAAAGTGACGGCCGTGGCCAATGCAGCTCTGCGCTTCCGGCCCCGAGCGCCGGCTGCCCCTCCCCTCCCGGAGGGCAACCACGTCTGGCGTTTAGGCCCGGACAACCAACCAGTACCGGTCCCTCTGGTTACCGGTCTCAGCGACGGCCAGTGGACCGAAGTGGTCGAGGGTGATCTCAAAGTAGGCGATCAGGTCATTGTGGCCCAGATATCGAAAGAGGAAGCTGCAAACCCGGAACGTCGCTCTCCCACGCGCCAACGCCGACCGTTTTAA
- a CDS encoding ABC transporter permease gives MRLLTEFIKIWAFAARGGIMNRRNFFAVFEMFFWPLVAVFSVGLLTQFLQLDEATVSFVLIGALAMNTMQIVQLDISYALLYDVWSKSLKHGFIAPIRLGHIVLGSGLVGFVRGLLVFAIMGALSIWYFNMELWRPGLLPLLFFLVGLFLMAAIAGVLVIGLVLIFGHRAEITAWAITYLLMILCGLYYPVSLLPTGVRGLAELIPLTYFLEYFRSFYGFPASVAHPLEWGLLLGLVYLVVSYGLMLLSLKASLRQGTLVKLSE, from the coding sequence GTGAGATTACTCACTGAATTCATTAAAATCTGGGCCTTTGCAGCCCGGGGCGGGATCATGAATCGCCGCAATTTCTTTGCCGTATTCGAGATGTTTTTCTGGCCCCTGGTGGCGGTGTTTTCGGTCGGGCTGCTGACCCAATTTCTGCAACTGGATGAGGCCACCGTCTCTTTTGTATTGATCGGCGCGTTGGCCATGAACACCATGCAGATTGTCCAACTGGACATTTCCTATGCCTTGCTCTATGATGTCTGGAGCAAAAGCCTCAAACATGGGTTTATCGCCCCCATCCGCCTGGGCCATATTGTCCTGGGGTCGGGATTAGTTGGCTTTGTGCGCGGCCTGCTGGTATTTGCCATCATGGGAGCGCTGAGTATTTGGTATTTTAATATGGAGCTGTGGCGGCCCGGCCTGCTGCCACTGCTGTTTTTTTTGGTCGGCTTATTTCTGATGGCCGCCATTGCCGGAGTTCTGGTCATCGGGTTGGTGCTAATTTTTGGCCACCGGGCCGAAATCACCGCCTGGGCCATCACCTATCTGCTGATGATCCTTTGCGGCCTTTACTATCCGGTGTCCCTGCTGCCCACCGGGGTGCGAGGGCTGGCGGAATTAATTCCGCTCACCTATTTCCTGGAGTATTTTCGCAGTTTTTATGGTTTCCCGGCCTCGGTAGCCCATCCTTTGGAATGGGGTCTGCTGCTCGGCCTGGTTTATTTGGTGGTCAGTTACGGCCTTATGCTCCTGAGCCTGAAGGCCTCGCTCAGGCAGGGAACCTTGGTCAAGCTGTCGGAATAA
- a CDS encoding cytoplasmic protein, whose protein sequence is MSADYRPEPSFQQLEASALYCPQCQQAVPVRKRLLLILPDGELHEYLCVFCAASLGTKIERQTEPVPGLI, encoded by the coding sequence ATGTCAGCCGATTATCGACCGGAACCCAGTTTCCAGCAACTTGAGGCTTCCGCTCTCTACTGTCCGCAATGTCAACAGGCCGTGCCGGTCCGCAAGCGCCTCCTGTTGATCCTTCCGGATGGCGAGCTGCATGAGTATTTATGTGTCTTTTGCGCCGCCAGTCTGGGGACCAAAATTGAGCGCCAGACCGAACCGGTGCCGGGGTTGATTTAA
- a CDS encoding acetate--CoA ligase family protein — translation MRALFSPQSVALIGVPRQTGVGAYNGLEMLLRYGYAGKIFVVHPKATEILGFRAYPRILEVPEVPELAVIAVGRDRVLPVFQDCLVHGIRWIIIISQGFADADAQGQELQAQLVSEARRYGARFLGPNTMGTMNAFAAFTTAFIDQVRDPNPPPVTLVAQSGAPQVGSESFTGRLGKAIDLGNAADLGFVEVLEYLEHDSETELIVLHMEGLSEGRKFLEVASRITRNKPIIVFKTGRSEAGARAALSHTGSLVGEDAVFTAAFARAGLVKVNSATELLDTVQAFRQLAPLKGPRLGVATASGALGIMAVDALTQEGLTLGRLAKTTRKMLEDKGPYWHRLQNPVDLWPIGMVSGDFIGCAETALAGFLADPEIDGVVGLLPALSSPLHQDMLTTPKMINRLGPERVGKPLVLSLYGDHREQTCQDLAQVPGVACYFAVERAVAALGKLYRYHQAIISTAESWGSARPPVPCPQMPRPVRESVLLGQAALEFLAAYDIPVLPSRLTKTDQEAVDIAEAYGYPVVLKVVSPQWLHKSDLGGVVLHLSGPDQVRQAFLRLQAAVECHTPGALLEGILVQKQLSGKEILLGIKQDATFGPVVVCGLGGIYTEILQDVAHNLAPVTVPQAQAMLLSLKAYPLLLGGRGEPPVALEELAQALANLSELAVSVTDLQELDINPVIATPAGCWAVDARIVWQKKPE, via the coding sequence GTGCGTGCCTTGTTCTCTCCACAGTCGGTAGCGTTGATCGGGGTGCCGCGGCAGACCGGCGTCGGTGCCTATAATGGCCTGGAAATGCTGCTGCGATATGGTTATGCGGGGAAAATCTTTGTGGTGCATCCCAAGGCCACCGAAATTTTGGGTTTTAGGGCCTATCCGCGTATTCTCGAGGTGCCCGAGGTGCCGGAATTGGCGGTCATTGCCGTGGGCCGGGACCGGGTCTTGCCGGTCTTTCAAGATTGTCTGGTGCATGGCATCCGTTGGATTATCATTATCTCCCAGGGATTTGCCGATGCCGATGCTCAGGGGCAGGAATTACAGGCCCAATTGGTGAGCGAAGCCCGGCGCTATGGGGCCCGCTTCCTGGGACCTAACACCATGGGCACCATGAATGCCTTTGCCGCCTTTACCACCGCGTTCATCGATCAGGTTCGAGATCCCAATCCGCCGCCGGTTACCCTGGTCGCCCAGAGTGGGGCCCCGCAGGTAGGATCGGAATCCTTTACCGGCCGGCTCGGCAAGGCCATTGACCTGGGCAACGCCGCTGACCTGGGATTCGTCGAGGTTCTGGAGTACCTGGAACACGACTCCGAAACCGAACTGATTGTCCTGCATATGGAAGGCCTAAGCGAAGGGCGGAAATTCCTGGAGGTGGCCTCCCGCATTACCCGAAACAAACCCATTATCGTCTTCAAGACCGGCCGCAGTGAGGCTGGGGCCCGGGCGGCGCTGTCCCATACCGGCTCCCTGGTGGGTGAGGACGCGGTGTTTACCGCCGCCTTTGCCCGGGCCGGTCTGGTGAAGGTTAACAGCGCCACCGAGTTATTGGATACGGTCCAGGCCTTCCGCCAACTGGCGCCATTGAAAGGCCCGCGTCTTGGGGTGGCAACGGCCAGCGGCGCTTTGGGAATCATGGCAGTAGATGCCCTGACCCAGGAAGGGCTGACCCTGGGGCGGTTAGCCAAGACTACCCGTAAGATGCTGGAAGACAAGGGCCCGTACTGGCATCGTTTGCAGAACCCGGTGGATCTTTGGCCCATTGGTATGGTCAGCGGCGATTTTATCGGCTGTGCCGAAACCGCCCTGGCCGGCTTTCTGGCCGATCCGGAAATAGATGGAGTAGTGGGCTTGCTGCCCGCGCTCTCTTCGCCCCTGCACCAGGATATGTTGACCACCCCCAAAATGATCAATCGCCTAGGCCCGGAGCGGGTCGGTAAACCCCTGGTGCTATCGCTCTATGGCGATCACCGGGAGCAGACCTGTCAGGATTTAGCCCAAGTGCCGGGAGTAGCCTGCTATTTTGCCGTGGAACGGGCGGTGGCCGCCTTAGGCAAACTATATCGCTATCATCAGGCCATTATCTCGACGGCGGAGTCCTGGGGCAGCGCCAGGCCGCCTGTTCCCTGCCCACAGATGCCACGCCCAGTCCGAGAGTCTGTCTTGCTGGGCCAGGCCGCCCTGGAGTTCCTGGCAGCCTATGATATTCCCGTCCTCCCCAGTCGCTTGACCAAGACCGACCAGGAGGCAGTGGATATTGCCGAGGCTTACGGCTATCCGGTGGTTCTCAAGGTGGTGTCGCCCCAGTGGCTCCATAAATCTGATCTAGGCGGGGTGGTGTTGCATCTTTCCGGTCCGGATCAGGTGCGCCAAGCTTTTCTGCGCCTGCAAGCCGCGGTGGAATGTCATACCCCTGGGGCGCTCCTGGAAGGCATTTTGGTCCAGAAGCAGCTGAGCGGCAAGGAGATCCTCCTAGGCATCAAGCAGGATGCCACTTTCGGGCCGGTAGTGGTCTGCGGCCTGGGCGGCATCTATACGGAAATCCTCCAGGACGTGGCCCATAACCTGGCCCCGGTGACAGTCCCGCAGGCCCAGGCGATGCTGTTAAGCTTAAAAGCCTATCCATTGCTCTTGGGGGGGCGCGGCGAGCCCCCGGTGGCCCTGGAAGAGCTGGCCCAAGCCTTGGCCAATCTCTCGGAACTGGCGGTATCGGTGACTGATCTGCAAGAGTTGGATATTAATCCAGTGATCGCCACTCCAGCAGGGTGTTGGGCGGTGGATGCGCGGATCGTCTGGCAGAAAAAGCCAGAATAA
- a CDS encoding ABC transporter ATP-binding protein — protein sequence MELAIAARGIDKAYRRGFWPRQVKPVLLDLDLEVSQGVIFGILGPNGVGKTTLISILATLLAPDAGEVSILGLDIRREVQRLRQRINLAGGAAKFIWSLTVTENLRFYGRLYGLWGQPLTARIEELIELFELQPYRRVPFDRLSSGLKQRLALAKSLINAPQLLFLDEPTSGLDPVMAQHTRDEIRRLNQITGLTILLTTHNMREAEYLCDEVAFLQAGRIMARGTIPELQTRLGIGDQLILTFEKTPDRLDYSRFPGLLSFQERPPVVELVVDQAELRLAPILTELQRTGNSLAKVQLREVDLEVLYREITH from the coding sequence ATGGAATTAGCCATTGCGGCCCGGGGCATCGACAAGGCTTATCGCCGCGGCTTTTGGCCGCGGCAGGTCAAACCAGTGCTCCTAGATTTGGATCTGGAAGTTTCTCAAGGAGTAATCTTTGGCATTCTGGGACCCAATGGGGTGGGCAAAACCACCCTGATTTCGATCCTGGCCACCCTGCTTGCTCCCGACGCCGGTGAGGTTTCCATCCTGGGCCTGGATATCCGCCGCGAGGTGCAGCGATTGCGCCAGCGAATCAATCTGGCCGGCGGCGCCGCCAAATTCATCTGGTCCCTGACGGTAACGGAAAACTTGCGGTTTTACGGCCGACTCTACGGGCTCTGGGGGCAGCCCCTAACCGCCCGGATCGAGGAATTGATTGAATTATTTGAGCTCCAACCATATCGTCGCGTACCCTTTGACCGGTTGTCTTCCGGCCTCAAACAACGCTTGGCACTGGCCAAGTCCTTGATTAATGCGCCGCAGTTGTTATTTCTGGATGAGCCAACCAGCGGTTTGGACCCGGTGATGGCTCAGCACACCCGGGACGAAATCCGCCGCCTCAACCAGATTACCGGCCTGACCATCCTGCTCACCACCCATAATATGCGGGAAGCGGAATATCTGTGTGATGAGGTGGCTTTTCTCCAGGCCGGGCGGATTATGGCCCGCGGCACGATCCCCGAGCTGCAGACCCGTCTGGGAATCGGCGATCAGCTGATCCTGACCTTTGAAAAAACCCCGGACCGCCTGGATTACAGCCGCTTTCCAGGGCTGCTGAGCTTTCAGGAGCGTCCTCCGGTGGTGGAGCTGGTGGTCGATCAGGCCGAACTGCGCCTGGCGCCGATTCTGACCGAGTTGCAGCGTACCGGCAATTCCCTGGCTAAGGTTCAGCTCCGAGAAGTGGACCTGGAGGTGTTGTATCGTGAGATTACTCACTGA